The genomic window GCAGCCCCCGGCGCTGCGCGGGCTGCGGACGGTTTGCACCGGGGCCCCGGGCGCACGGCCTCAGGATCCTCTCCTGCGCCCGCAGCTCGGGCACCGGAGGAGCTCGGGCCGGGGCTGACGGCAGGTACCGGTGGGGGGAACCCCGAGAGCTCCGCCCAGAGGAGAGTCGCTGGGGTGGGCACCCGGACGCCTGCGCCGGAGTGGCGAGCGGGCTTCCGCAGTTTAGATCCTCCGGGGTAGAATCCGAGCCGCAGATCTGCCCAGCAGCCGGTCACTACTGCCTGTTTTCTCCGGTTCCTTCTCGGCGTCGGGAAGTCTccggagttttgtttttttcccccctacaCTGTCATCCAAATGATCTGTCGTCCTAATAACCTGATCTCCCGCCCTTgtcctttcttctcctccttccccctcctacCTGCTTTTTCGCAGGCGGAGGGAAGCCCCGCAGCcctcagtgtgtgtgtgggggggagtagGGGAGCTGCAGCCCGGGAGGTCAAGGCGGTGATCCCCGAGGCTCTTGCCTGCCCTTGGCGCAGAGAGGGCCAGCACCCGCCGTCGCTCCGGCCGCGCTCGCGCTCGTCGCATCCCCCGGCATCTCCTAAATTAAACGTCAACAGGGGAAGCTGGGGCAGACACACCCCTCCTCTCCCGGGCCCCTCCCGGCTCCCCCGCCCCTTGTCCGCTGGGGAGCCTGCCTGGTGCGGAGGCGGCTGCTGCCGAGGCCGAGGTAAGGGTTCGGCCTTCGTCGTCTGCACGTCCCGCGGCGCTTTCCCTCGCCCGCCGCTTCCCAGCCCCGCGCCCGGGCGAGGGCCGCGCGCCCGGGCCGATTCCTCGACAgcgcccgcggcggcggcggcagccaCCGCCTCGGCCCTGTAGCTGTGGCCGCGGTACCCACCAGCGCTGCCCACCCCTGCTCCGAGTTGGCCCAGGGAAGCAGAGGAGGGGGAATGCGACCCATCCGGGGCGGGGATGTGGGTGCTCGCTCCCCTCCGCACCTCGGGCTGGCTGACCGCGGGCGCCCCGGGAGCCCCGCGGCCCTTAGGGCGGGGAACCAGGTTCGTGCGGGATGCTGCCTCCCAGGGGCACCCGGGCTGCGTGGGGCGTGGGATGGGGTGCCGAGGAGGGGATATCGCCTGCTCTTTCCATTTTTCCCCCTCCTTGTCCTTGACGAGGGCCAGTTCCCATGGGATCCGCAGGTGACTGCTCACAGCCCCAGGCGGGAAGACACCCCTGTCCCCACCCGTATCCTGTTCCCCCTGAacccgcccctccccccgccgcgcccccgccaACTCTGGCGCCTTGGATCCGTGCTCTCTTTATCCTCCTTTTCTCTCGAGCTGGGCCAGGGCGGCGACTGTACGCTTGGGGTTAAATGGTGCGGGGAGCACAGGGGCGGAGAAGTTCCCGGGATTTTCCACGTCTCTGCCtgcccacccccttcaccccagcCGCAGGGGTCCAGTTCGGACTGACCCAACCCTCCACTTTCTCTTTACAGGAGAACTGTGCGTGACCGCGCCTGCGGGGGACTTTGCCATTCTTCGGTCGGGACCTGGGGAGGAAGAACCCGCGGCTCTccaacccctccccctccgccaccatTTCGGACACCCCGCAGGGACTTGTTTTGGGGTTTCTACTGACTTCCAGGAAGGACGCGTGTCCCCTCTGACCCGAGCTCGGGCGGCCACCTGTTTGTGCCACAGTGACCTTTCCCACATGACCCTGCGGTGCCTCGAGCCCTCCGGGAATGGCGCGGAAGGGACGCAGAACCAGTGGGGGACCGCGGGGTCGGCGGAAGAGCCGTCCCCGGAGGCGGCGTGTCTAGCGAAGGCCCTGCGGGAGCTCGGGCAAACAGGTAGGGATGGATGGGCCGCGGCGCCAGAGGGGGTGCGCTTCCCCAAAGACGGGGCTGGGGCTGCGCCCGGCCCGGAGCGCAGCTGGGAAGTGGGGTCAAGGTGGGAAGCAAAGAACGGGATGCCTATTTCCCTTGCTTCccggctctgggaccgcgggacggTGCCCACACGCTTCTGGATCTTTAGGAATGCGAAGGGCGAGTGGTTCTCGAGGGTCTCCGAGGGCTGAGGGAGGGCACAGTGCGAGAAGGGCTCCTTGGAAATAGTCTCCTGGGGCGCTGGAACCTTGACTACCTTATCGCAGCGGCTTCGGAGTCGTCTTCCGAGCTCGACTCCTGGTGAGAGAAAGCGCTCGGCGCCTCCCTTTCCGCGGGGTGCGAGGGCGGCGAGCGGCCGCCAGCTTCCCGCAGCTCCAGCCGCTTCCGGGTCCCGAGCGAAGCCGCCGCAGCAGCCTGGGATTTTGGTGGCCAAGTCCAGGGACCGACAGACTGCCCCGCGGGAGGCCGGCCGGGAGGAGCGCAGGCAGCGAAGCCCCTGCCAGCGCGGCTCCCGGGGGCCGGCGCGCCCAGGGTATTGCTTATTTCCCGTGCTGTGCTGCGCTTCGCGCGACTGTCGCCTCTCGGCGtctgaatgagaaaaaaaaattttattttattttatttttttgggggCATATCGCTTTCAAAATCTGAATCCTAAAAACTTAAGTTTGAGGCAAAGTTGAAGTTTTGGTAGCACTAGGAGTAAGGGGAAATGCCCCCTTGCTTGCTGTCCCTGTCGTGCAGTGCCGGCTGTGGGCTTTCCCTCAGCGAGGTGGGAGAGCCGGCAGATTGCAGGTCTCAGGGCGATTTTTAAGGGGAGGGAACACATTGTTGAAATTTCTCAAATGCCGAGTGACTCTGAGTCACTTTTGAAAACGGGATGGTCTCGGGAGATGGCGCAGGCAGATGAAATCGAGAATGCTGGGGCGATTCATGGTTGTGATTGGATTTGGATTTAGGCAAAGTCCACGAGAGTTTAGCCAAGATTGTAAACTTGAACTTGAATTATCAATTGGGGCTTCCCTCATTTCTCAATGGCTGATAAGGCAGTTGTAATCAAAGCCGCAAACAAAAGTTATTGTACTAGAGCTGTACTTTTTAAACTAGTAAAGAGCAGTGCCTACCAGGGCTTTCAGCAAAGGgatgcagactttttttttttctttgacgggTGGGAGGAAGTACCAACCATCCAAAAGGTTACTTCTTTTACTCCCCTGGAATTACTGGGGGTGGGCTTTccggctgtttttttttttttaagacatgaaagttatttttaacttctgaataatttctaatttattttattgatttcacttAAATGGTGCTAAAAACATGGTGTTTTGTCAGCCAGTGGTTACATCgcaaatgttttgtttcattaGCACCAGGTAGTTTAAAGAACAgccagaaagattttttttttttaacaaaaccaACTCAAAGTTTGGGctcataaaattaaaaaggacccaaaatttcattctgtttttatgGAAAGTATGTCATTCGCCGGTAGACTCTTACTTGCAAActtttagtttatttatattttctacagAGCTAGAAAAATTGCCAAGTACTTCTTGCTCAATTCTAAAGATTCTTATAATAACTATTTtaccctctttttttccttctttttgttcaAAAACCCCAGGATGGTACTGGGGAAGTATGACTGTTAATGAAGccaaagagaaattaaaagaggCACCAGAAGGAACCTTCTTAATTAGAGACAGTTCTCATTCAGACTACCTACTAACAATATCTGTTAAAACATCAGCCGGGCCAACTAATCTGCGAATCGAATACCAAGATGGGAAATTCAGATTGGACTCTATCATATGTGTCAAATCCAAGCTTAAACAATTTGACAGTGTGGTTCACCTGATAGACTACTATGTTCAGATGTGCAAGGATAAGCGGACCGGCCCAGAAGCCCCCCGGAACGGCACTGTTCACCTTTATCTGACCAAACCTCTCTACACGGCAGCACCATCTCTGCAGCATCTCTGTAGACTCACCATTAACAAATGTACCGGTACCATCTGGGGACTACCTTTACCAACAAGACTAAAAGATTACTTAGAAGAATATAAATTCCAGGTATAagtgtttctctttttctaaacACACCTCCTGTAGAGTGTCTCCGAATGCAGCTATATAAAAGAGAACCAAAACTTGAGTTATAGCCCTGGATAACTACACGAAATTCTttctaagaacagctgaagtcaATCTAATTTAAGTAAGTGAAGAGGTAGCTAGATATTTAAAGTTCCCCTGAATATTTTCTCCGGAGTGATGCCTGCCTTCCTAAGGCTGACCAGTTGGtccttttaaatgaaaaataaagtgtcCCAAGTAAAGGCTATAGGAGCATTTTATCAGAATGCCTTGCCTTTCTGGGGCTCCTTTCCAGTAGGGCAAAGGTCCTAGCATGGGTAATAGGTAAAGAGCTCCTCCTAGGAGTACTGATGAAGTGGAAGGAGGCTGATACAGGCTTAACTTCCATTTTACATACCTGGTGATCAGAGTCTATTTTAGGACATGTTAAGGTTTTGCATTCTGATGTACCTGGGAGTTTTGTTAAAGAGATCATGCTTGTACTTTTCCCTCATTTTATGCAATTAACTaaatcaaccaaaaaaaaagtaaccacGAAATCctgtatttgtctttttactaCATGTATGAACTCTCATGTGAATGAGTACTGTAGTAATCCACTCAAAGGGAGCCTTATTTCTGAAATTCTTCAAACTGGTGCAAAGGGAAaagactttctcttttcctttaaggcTAAAGACAAGAATGTCATGCTATACAGGTGCAACTCAATCTCTGTTAATACAGTATAGATGTAGACCATTTTATGCTGTTGAAGTAGCTGTGTCCAAACCTGttaccactgattttttttagaaatggCTTTAGAAATTTCCAAGTTGTCCCTGAACTGTCTAACCATGGACATTAGCAGTTGTCGCCCTTCTACCATGTAGAATACTTTGACTTAATTTTCTTCCAGACACAGGGGAATACCTGtctgtttttcaaagtgtttaTTTACTGCTGTTACTATTTGATTAGAATGTATTAAATAAAAAACCTGACTTTTAAAAGTTGCACTGGTTACTTTGAACTGTAGAGAACATACACTTTCATGATGATATAGGGTTGCCATAAAAACTTGTCAAGTGAAATGAGCCAAATAACGAGCAAGGAGTGGAACATTACTAGCCTTTATCTAAAATTATGGGCTATACCTGCCCTTTGCATTTCTGAAAGCATGGTTAAGAAGTGACAAGAATTGCCAAGTGGCCTGGATTTTTACAAGTTGGGTTGGTATTACACTAATAATACCCTTTGTAGTTCCAAAAGCATGGATTAGAAAGTATAAAAGTTGTGACATGTCATACATAATCTTTTACAAGTTGAGTAGgtataagacaaaataaaaattaaaagttttgtgGCCATATTTCTTCCTACATGGTCTTTTGACTATGGCAGATGTACCGCCTTTTTTGGAGTCTAGACACTATTCATTTTGCCTTCTTTCATTTCCTGCACAACTACACACAGAAGGTAATCCAGTATATCATGTGTGTGCCCTGACTGCATTAGAAAACTCAGTTAAAAATTATAGTAAATACCTGCTCATTGcatatcttattttcatgaaACTCTTGAAAAAATGTTAACTGTGCCTGGAAGGAAAACGTAACTTGCATGTCCAAACAACAGAGTCAAATACAAGAGATTGCTAGGTGTGGCTTCAGAAGAGTTTGTTTATAGCCTAATATTTAAAGAAGGGCTGGGCTGTTAGGTCTATGATGGGGGAAATAACCTTTTCATTAGCATGATTGGCATTCTGTGCTTTATTTACAGTGTTTCTCCAGTGACAACAGTTGTTCAGTCTTGGGTGTTTGACTTTTCTGGCAAAACTTCCACATCATCAGTGCCAAGGGGCTTTGTGGAATTTCTTTACAGTCTTTTGCATTGCTAGTCTCATTGTTTCAAACACTGTATTTCTCAATTATTGAGAGTGGGGGACACTAGCAGGATATGAGTGCTCATGAAATTGTAAGAAGTTCTGCATTATCACTAGCAAGTGACTAATTATGAGAAAACCAGAGGACAGCAAATACATCTGTGGAGTGTGCTGTGTAACTATTaccttactttttaaattttctaattttttcaggaggtacccaTCATCTTGTACATGCTAAGTATGCACTTAACCCTGAGCTATGCCTGCTCTATTgccttactttttgttttttaaatttttttgtgccTTTTTAATCTTCCCTCTTCCAAGTAAGTTGATAAGCATTGGGAGAGagtcctttttaaagatttaaaaaaatacagttaagaACATCGtttatttattgcatttattgtGTGCCAGGTTCTAGCTCAGCACTGTACccgtattatctcatttaatgatCGCAACTGAATGACAACATTACAGTGATTACAGGAGGTATGCCCTCTGATTTGCGAGCGAAGAGGCATTCCAGGAATATCCTGGCCCTTTTTATTCCTGGAGAGGAATTACGAAGAGCAAATTGCTGCTGAACATTTCTACATTGATCCAGACTAACAGGTTAGAGCAGGCTATAAAAAGAACCCTCAGCCTTTTTACTGCTGCCTCATCCGGAAGGAGAGGTAGAGATATCTTCATTAGTGTTGTGCTTTGTGGGGTTCTAGTcagcttggcccagtggttatttttttttcctgaacattCCTGAAAAGGGAGCTCACAATAACTGGTGTATGTGTCAGAGGGGCTTACAATTAAGCTGGTAAATGATGTGCTTTAACTCTCATTGGCAGTCCCATTTTACACATGGTGGAATGAAAAAGTTAAAATGTACACGTCTCAAAATTATCCTCAGCAGAGCCAGGAAAAATACCCAGGTTTCTTGCGAGGCAGGGCAGTCTGGGGCATGAGTGAGGGTTTTTATTATTATCGTTGAAATATATGGTATGCAGAATTTACATATCCCACGAAACTTAAAATATTTGGATCTGAGTTTCTGTTCTGAGCAGAGGGGAGGCAATGGAGTTTTCCATTACCATCACCGTGGACATTGGTGGCTGCTAATTTTTAGGGacttgggtgttttttttttttcagggcttTGGATAGTGGAGAAAAGGCAGTTCAGCTTATGAGTTGAGAGTTCTTTTTTGGTGTGTCAGTAAGAAAGTCTTGACTTCATAGTAATTATGTAATCCAAATAGGTAACAGAATGGGACGGTTGTTTAGGACTGTTTATTTTCTTGGGAAGGATTTTCTCTGCTTTTAGAAAATTGTACCCTGGTAAGGGGGGGGTGGGTAGGAGACAGAGACGTCATCAAATAATCCCAGGGATGGAATGTCCTGAGACTCAGGCCGTGTGCCGCTGTGCTGTGGGCTTGGGTGCAGGCAGGTGGGGCCGAGTGGCTGCTGTCACAGGCTAACAGCTGGCTAGAGGCCACTCTGGCTAGAGGCCGCTCTGTCTTGGAAGGGTCGCGTTATTCTACCTTTTGGAGCAAAGAAGTGCTGTCATTCATTCTAGGCCTTACTGAGCGGCCTGTATTCTCCTCTCCCAACTTTCAACTTCCTAGAATTTTCAAGCTTGAAACCACTTTCCAGATCACATATTTTTCATCCCCTCATTTTACTGAAGAAGGATTTCCGACTCAGAGAGGTAGAGTTTTGCAACAACAACAATTAGCCAGCATATTTTTGGCAAAGCCAGCATGTGAACGTGGATATTTTGATCTCTGGATTAGTTTTTGTACAAGCTGACTCTTTTACCCTCTGTTTAAATTGTCAGCCCTCTTCTTTGCTCCCCTGTCAGCCCTATACTACAGTTATTTTAATGTCATACTTTTCTTCCTCTAAAATTTAGAGGAAGGGTTTGCCAATTCTAGCTCCTTCCCAGCCCACCCGCAAGTATCAGCTTGTGCTGGGTTTCACGATACCTTTATCCTTAGGAGAgttctgaattaatttttgtattttttattttgaggtactggggcctagggattgaacctgggacctcatatatgggaagctggcgctcaccCACTGAACCACATTAGCTCCCTTTGAACTAATTTTAACTCCTCAATGTTCCTAATCTTTTGCTGTTTTAAAACCTCCCATCCATGCTGTTTTGTGATCTCATTTCTGTCTCTGCCAGCTGGGACTCACACGCAGCCCCAGTGCCCGAGTGAAGGCCCCTCTCCAGGCCTCACAAGGTCGCCCATTCTTTCTTCGCTCACTCCTTGGCATAGTGGCGTCGTTCATTCCTGCCTTACTCTCTCCCTTTTTGTATCATAGATTTGCCCTCTTAGCTCATCTGCCACAGCCCTGTTGGCAGTATTATACTCCAGTGAAAAAGAGTACTTAACGTTCTCCTTGAGCTGGATAATTGAATGATGAAGAATACCTTCAGATTAaatttccctttgtctctctcttggATTCACTTCAGGGTTTGAAACAAGGAGCCAGACccaaataaagcatttttatcatgcgagtgtttttattattctttatgtAGCGTATCGGAGGCTCCTTTTTCACCGTCAATTTGCGTTTCATTGGGATGGAATGAAAATGCCGTCCATTCCTTCACTTCTGCCCATCTATATGTAAGAATGAGTCTGTAGTAGTTTGTTTTACCCCTCCTTTGTGTGCAGACTTTTCCTTGTATTCTCATCttcacatattttttatttttctctacgtGGCTTGAGTTCAGGTTACTTAACgttattactaaagtaaagtaacAGCTGCTGCTAGAGTAACCTTAAAAGTTCCAAAGTTCCACATGCCTAGATAGTAAGGAAGCTGAAGTCCTAGAAGCAGTTACGGATATCCCTTCCTATCCCTGCCCGAGCCTCGGCACCCGGGAGGCGGGACCAGCTCCGTGTGGTCACAGAGAATGGGGCTCACTTcagttcaataaacatttactgagccataaaaataaaactgcttttatagACAACACTTACTCCAACTACGTTCTCAACTTAAAGGAACTCTGACTTGCCCTGGAGATCAGGAGCACATTTTGTGATGAATTACTTATGGGGCTTTGCCTCTCTTAGATACAGGCAGATGGAAAAGGAAAGCCAGAGTGCAAGAGGGAAGGAAACGTCAGCTGCCTCTTTTTCTGTCTAAGAATAAATACCATCACCCAAGCAGCCCCTTTCCTATAGCAGAGAGAgagccccaccaccaccaccccttttTTTTTCACGAGTTAAACTATCACAGAACTTCCACCTTTCAGGAATATTAAGAtagacatttattttttcctaatcttTCCCCCTTCTGTTTCATTGGTGTGCTTTTTCCTGTTTAGATTTTTGGTCCAGAGAGctgctataatttttaaaattcagaaatgtatttttccgtgtcaattctacccagagAAGTGGTTTGACTTCCCATGTTAACATCCCCTCTGCCATTGTGATAAAGTTGATCCTTTTTTGGTTTCCAGCATAGCTTCTATCTCTTCATTTCTATTTCCAGGCCGTGGTCATCAATTCTATATTTGGTTGGGAAGTGTGTTTGTATTTTGCACATTTGATTAGAGCATCTGTTCTCAATTATCTGTTGtaataaggggcagagagaatGGGGATAATTGAAACCTATAAACACATCTAACCAATAGTTTCAACTTCCAGTTCCATCTCCTTTGCCtgacagaaaaaaatcaactgtttctctgttctcattttattttttcttgtccgTCAGGCATTGAGGATGTAACTAAACAACAAAGAACTGAAAAGATAGCAAGAGTGAGAGAAGTAAGGATGACAGAGCACATGGGGTGTGTTGAAGACTCTTGAAAGTGAATTGTTAAATACTTGGGAGGGATTTTGCAAGCTAAATCATTATGGGCACATCACTGGTAACTTGAAATGAGCCTCAATGGGAGTGTTTACTCTAGGGAAATTGGCTGATGCTACAAAGCAAGCTCCCAGGCCCCTAGCCCCCATGGCTTGTATATCAGCATACCACTGATCTATATGTATTGCTTGTCAATAATGGAGACTTCACTAGAGTAAGATCAGTTTGTTTGTGTCCTCCTTTGTACCAAGCCTGGTACTTAGAGCAGAATAGGAATTAACAATTTCAGGAATGAAATTTTTTTACAAGTATGTATGCCAATCCTGTATTGGGCTCTATTAGTCTCTTGATGCAGTATCTTGCCCTAGTGACTCAGTGGTACCCTTTCAGTATCTGTTAGGATGGAGGGATTGGACATTCTCAAAGTCATAGAAGCAGTGGTGACAACAATTCTCTTAGCTCTAACAGATCTAGGTCTTATTTGATTTGCATCtagcttcattcattcattcaattatttaatttccttttttctttcctctcatcTGCTTTCCTAGCTCTCTCCTTTATgacaacatttattgagttcctactGTATTATTCATCAGGAATACAGAGAATAAGAAATGTTCTTACATTAGGGAGCTCTGATAGTTCTCTGGGAAGGGACAGAGAGGAGCTAAGATTTAGAAACAATCTGATATGTTCCATATCCTTCTCAATAATTCCATTTACTCCACATGACAAACTGACAAGTTATATAtagttcccattttaaaaaaatgaaactgaggTTTGGAGAGGTAAAATATCCTACCAGTAAATGATGAGATCATGTTTCAAACCCAATTTTTTGTTGGACTCAGATACTTGGTTCTGCATCTCAGGATACCACATAGTACAGGAGTTGCAACTATCTGAGCAGTTTATTGCAAAACGCAGTGATAGAAGTGGTGACAGCAGGCAGCATCGTGGACGTCGTGTCCTGGAGGATTCACCCAACTTCTTGAGAGGTTAGAGAAGTCCACAGAGGAGGGTCCTTGTATCTAAGTATTAAAGGGCAGGAAGGAATCTTCAGATCCATGGTGAGGAAGTTCTTCGGCCCAAAAGTTTGAAGAAAAGGGTAGAGGAATGTTGCAGGCGCTCTTTGAAAGGTGAGTTGGGGCCAGGTCTTGCAGGCCTTGTGAATGAAGAGCTTGGACTTTATCCAGAAGACAGTGGGAAGCTGATAAAAGCTTTTTATATGGTGGAGTAACTGAACTTTAGATTTGTGTTTTATGCCATTACTCTGGCAGTTGACTTGAATTAGAGTGTAGTTTTTGTATTCTATGCCATAAAAGAGTCTcgtttattttgaaaaatgaataactTTTCTCTCTAACTCTGGACTTATTCAAAGCTGGAGTCAGTCAGCTCAGTTTTCTCCTGGTGTGAAGATCTCTGTGTTTTCTGCTGGGTTTGGATCTTTGAGCACTGCCCTATAATGAAGAGTTTGGACTTAGGTTTTAGATCTTGGTTGTGAAGGAGAAACAGGAGTTGGACATGTCAGCCATTGTTATAATTCCCCTTTTGGTAGCTTTTCATTATCAAAGGACCTGGAGGATTGTCTTTGCTTTGCCCCCTAGCTAATATCATCCATGCACTCCTAGAAAGTTGTGGGCAAAGGACATGTATTTGTAA from Dasypus novemcinctus isolate mDasNov1 chromosome 12, mDasNov1.1.hap2, whole genome shotgun sequence includes these protein-coding regions:
- the SOCS2 gene encoding suppressor of cytokine signaling 2 isoform X1, with protein sequence MICRPNNLISRPCPFFSSFPLLPAFSQAEGSPAALSVCVGGSRGAAAREVKAVIPEALACPWRREGQHPPSLRPRSRSSHPPASPKLNVNRGSWGRHTPPLPGPSRLPRPLSAGEPAWCGGGCCRGRGELCVTAPAGDFAILRSGPGEEEPAALQPLPLRHHFGHPAGTCFGVSTDFQEGRVSPLTRARAATCLCHSDLSHMTLRCLEPSGNGAEGTQNQWGTAGSAEEPSPEAACLAKALRELGQTGWYWGSMTVNEAKEKLKEAPEGTFLIRDSSHSDYLLTISVKTSAGPTNLRIEYQDGKFRLDSIICVKSKLKQFDSVVHLIDYYVQMCKDKRTGPEAPRNGTVHLYLTKPLYTAAPSLQHLCRLTINKCTGTIWGLPLPTRLKDYLEEYKFQRRPRSASLLCFPPNSFLCFENRLVGSLVSAPINWLRF
- the SOCS2 gene encoding suppressor of cytokine signaling 2 isoform X3, which encodes MICRPNNLISRPCPFFSSFPLLPAFSQAEGSPAALSVCVGGSRGAAAREVKAVIPEALACPWRREGQHPPSLRPRSRSSHPPASPKLNVNRGSWGRHTPPLPGPSRLPRPLSAGEPAWCGGGCCRGRGELCVTAPAGDFAILRSGPGEEEPAALQPLPLRHHFGHPAGTCFGVSTDFQEGRVSPLTRARAATCLCHSDLSHMTLRCLEPSGNGAEGTQNQWGTAGSAEEPSPEAACLAKALRELGQTGWYWGSMTVNEAKEKLKEAPEGTFLIRDSSHSDYLLTISVKTSAGPTNLRIEYQDGKFRLDSIICVKSKLKQFDSVVHLIDYYVQMCKDKRTGPEAPRNGTVHLYLTKPLYTAAPSLQHLCRLTINKCTGTIWGLPLPTRLKDYLEEYKFQIPDMHF
- the SOCS2 gene encoding suppressor of cytokine signaling 2 isoform X2, whose product is MICRPNNLISRPCPFFSSFPLLPAFSQAEGSPAALSVCVGGSRGAAAREVKAVIPEALACPWRREGQHPPSLRPRSRSSHPPASPKLNVNRGSWGRHTPPLPGPSRLPRPLSAGEPAWCGGGCCRGRGELCVTAPAGDFAILRSGPGEEEPAALQPLPLRHHFGHPAGTCFGVSTDFQEGRVSPLTRARAATCLCHSDLSHMTLRCLEPSGNGAEGTQNQWGTAGSAEEPSPEAACLAKALRELGQTGWYWGSMTVNEAKEKLKEAPEGTFLIRDSSHSDYLLTISVKTSAGPTNLRIEYQDGKFRLDSIICVKSKLKQFDSVVHLIDYYVQMCKDKRTGPEAPRNGTVHLYLTKPLYTAAPSLQHLCRLTINKCTGTIWGLPLPTRLKDYLEEYKFQLNGMMPR
- the SOCS2 gene encoding suppressor of cytokine signaling 2 isoform X4; its protein translation is MICRPNNLISRPCPFFSSFPLLPAFSQAEGSPAALSVCVGGSRGAAAREVKAVIPEALACPWRREGQHPPSLRPRSRSSHPPASPKLNVNRGSWGRHTPPLPGPSRLPRPLSAGEPAWCGGGCCRGRGELCVTAPAGDFAILRSGPGEEEPAALQPLPLRHHFGHPAGTCFGVSTDFQEGRVSPLTRARAATCLCHSDLSHMTLRCLEPSGNGAEGTQNQWGTAGSAEEPSPEAACLAKALRELGQTGWYWGSMTVNEAKEKLKEAPEGTFLIRDSSHSDYLLTISVKTSAGPTNLRIEYQDGKFRLDSIICVKSKLKQFDSVVHLIDYYVQMCKDKRTGPEAPRNGTVHLYLTKPLYTAAPSLQHLCRLTINKCTGTIWGLPLPTRLKDYLEEYKFQKYED